The Mobula birostris isolate sMobBir1 chromosome 14, sMobBir1.hap1, whole genome shotgun sequence genome includes a region encoding these proteins:
- the LOC140210109 gene encoding TBC1 domain family member 30-like isoform X1, with the protein MSRVRSPAVDQFSAGGSARARNRSLGNVLSDVLYKRTCISRSAPRLRCSLEQGADPWLTKSTERVTDENGFQQAVYSMATFPFPKVKDPREKYNLQLKLAPSSCHPDESTERRNSSNGCSSHCNVIVSDSYLRAQNPQNWHPAAQSENQSACDVVWSTAGDSVPQRESGLGNSARTAGPVVKQQDSEAARPQQQNQQLTPKHDSSVPQSPGIPFSSSKARGINHFLRDQKLRNSGKSKNNQVHHAPSPRTTQAGQKERRNKLAVPWCSQRKMCRKGLVRKSKARSGCSDTVGLLEEQTDGSKAESSKGDHCIHEEGQNTPGICWEQDGKFGEQLTGFLFDADGLSGVESLLKALRMVEQHQHLTPTKPTPKPNHLEFSTEKEFAAFPDLKESPINASLPGYLCCKSLRENNSGICGNVTKAKHPKEFEKKCC; encoded by the exons ATGAGCCGCGTCCGGAGCCCGGCAGTGGATCAGTTCTCGGCCGGAGGCAGCGCTCGGGCGAGGAACCGGAGCCTGGGCAACGTCCTCAGCGATGTCCTGTACAAGCGGACTTGCATCTCGCGGTCTGCGCCCCGTCTGCGCTGCAGCCTGGAGCAAG GTGCTGACCCGTGGCTGACGAAGAGCACCGAGCGTGTGACGGATGAAAATGGATTTCAGCAG GCTGTGTATTCGATGGCGACGTTTCCCTTTCCAAAGGTCAAGGACCCGAGAGAGAAGTACAATCTGCAGTTAAAGCTTGCTCCTTCAAG CTGTCACCCAGATGAATctacagagaggagaaactcatCAAATGGGTGTAGCAGCCACTGCAACGTCATCGTGTCAGATAGTTACTTACGAGCACAGAATCCACAGAACTGGCACCCAGCAG CTCAAAGTGAGAATCAAAGTGCCTGTGATGTGGTTTGGAGCACGGCTGGTGACAGCGTACCGCAGCGTGAAAGCGGGTTGGGTAACAGCGCGCGAACGGCGGGACCTGTGGTGAAGCAGCAGGACTCCGAAGCGGCCAGGCCCCAGCAACAGAACCAACAACTCACCCCCAAGCACG ACAGCTCTGTTCCCCAGTCTCCCGGGATACCGTTTAGTTCCAGTAAGGCGAGGGGTATAAACCATTTCCTCAGGGACCAAAAGCTGAGGAACAGCGGCAAAAGCAAAAATAACCAAGTTCACCATGCTCCCAGTCCCAGGACAACTCAGGCGGGACAGAAGGAGCGGAGGAACAAGCTGGCCGTTCCTTGGTGTTCACAAAGGAAGATGTGCCGGAAAGGGCTGGTCCGGAAGTCGAAAGCCAGGTCGGGTTGTAGTGACACCGTCGGTCTGCTTGAGGAGCAGACCGACGGCAGCAAGGCAGAATCCTCCAAAGGTGACCATTGCATCCATGAAGAAGGCCAGAACACTCCGGGAATTTGCTGGGAGCAGGACGGGAAATTCGGCGAACAACTAACAGGCTTCTTATTTGACGCTGACGGCTTGTCGGGGGTTGAGAGTTTGTTGAAAGCTCTTCGCATGGTGGAGCAGCACCAACATTTAACGCCAACAAAACCGACACCGAAGCCAAACCATTTGGAATTTTCCACAGAGAAGGAATTTGCTGCTTTCCCTGATCTGAAGGAGAGTCCCATCAACGCTAGTCTTCCAGGATATCTCTGCTGCAAGTCCCTCAGAGAAAACAATTCTGGGATTTGCGGGAATGTGACAAAGGCCAAACATCCAAAAGAGTTTGAGAAGAAATGCTGCTGA
- the LOC140210109 gene encoding uncharacterized protein isoform X2 — protein MATFPFPKVKDPREKYNLQLKLAPSSCHPDESTERRNSSNGCSSHCNVIVSDSYLRAQNPQNWHPAAQSENQSACDVVWSTAGDSVPQRESGLGNSARTAGPVVKQQDSEAARPQQQNQQLTPKHDSSVPQSPGIPFSSSKARGINHFLRDQKLRNSGKSKNNQVHHAPSPRTTQAGQKERRNKLAVPWCSQRKMCRKGLVRKSKARSGCSDTVGLLEEQTDGSKAESSKGDHCIHEEGQNTPGICWEQDGKFGEQLTGFLFDADGLSGVESLLKALRMVEQHQHLTPTKPTPKPNHLEFSTEKEFAAFPDLKESPINASLPGYLCCKSLRENNSGICGNVTKAKHPKEFEKKCC, from the exons ATGGCGACGTTTCCCTTTCCAAAGGTCAAGGACCCGAGAGAGAAGTACAATCTGCAGTTAAAGCTTGCTCCTTCAAG CTGTCACCCAGATGAATctacagagaggagaaactcatCAAATGGGTGTAGCAGCCACTGCAACGTCATCGTGTCAGATAGTTACTTACGAGCACAGAATCCACAGAACTGGCACCCAGCAG CTCAAAGTGAGAATCAAAGTGCCTGTGATGTGGTTTGGAGCACGGCTGGTGACAGCGTACCGCAGCGTGAAAGCGGGTTGGGTAACAGCGCGCGAACGGCGGGACCTGTGGTGAAGCAGCAGGACTCCGAAGCGGCCAGGCCCCAGCAACAGAACCAACAACTCACCCCCAAGCACG ACAGCTCTGTTCCCCAGTCTCCCGGGATACCGTTTAGTTCCAGTAAGGCGAGGGGTATAAACCATTTCCTCAGGGACCAAAAGCTGAGGAACAGCGGCAAAAGCAAAAATAACCAAGTTCACCATGCTCCCAGTCCCAGGACAACTCAGGCGGGACAGAAGGAGCGGAGGAACAAGCTGGCCGTTCCTTGGTGTTCACAAAGGAAGATGTGCCGGAAAGGGCTGGTCCGGAAGTCGAAAGCCAGGTCGGGTTGTAGTGACACCGTCGGTCTGCTTGAGGAGCAGACCGACGGCAGCAAGGCAGAATCCTCCAAAGGTGACCATTGCATCCATGAAGAAGGCCAGAACACTCCGGGAATTTGCTGGGAGCAGGACGGGAAATTCGGCGAACAACTAACAGGCTTCTTATTTGACGCTGACGGCTTGTCGGGGGTTGAGAGTTTGTTGAAAGCTCTTCGCATGGTGGAGCAGCACCAACATTTAACGCCAACAAAACCGACACCGAAGCCAAACCATTTGGAATTTTCCACAGAGAAGGAATTTGCTGCTTTCCCTGATCTGAAGGAGAGTCCCATCAACGCTAGTCTTCCAGGATATCTCTGCTGCAAGTCCCTCAGAGAAAACAATTCTGGGATTTGCGGGAATGTGACAAAGGCCAAACATCCAAAAGAGTTTGAGAAGAAATGCTGCTGA